In the Candidatus Omnitrophota bacterium genome, one interval contains:
- the tuf gene encoding elongation factor Tu: MAKEKFIRNKPHLNIGTIGHVDHGKTTLSAAITTVLSSRGLAQARSYDSIDNAPEEKERGVTINISHLEYETDKRHYAHIDCPGHADYIKNMITGAAQMDGAILVVSAADGPMPQTREHILLARQVNVPQIVVFMNKVDQVQDKELLDLVELEVRDLLTKYKFDGDKTPIIKGSALDALSNPKDAAHIQPILDLMKAVDDYIPEPKRDLDKPFSMAVEDIFSISGRGTVATGRIERGKCHVGEEVEVVGLRPAVQKTVITGVEMFRKELDEGFAGDNVGLLLRGMDKNTIERGMVLAAPGSITPHTKFKAQVYILTKEEGGRHTPFFKGYKPQFYFRTTDVTGTAELPAGVEMCMPGDNVELVIELITPVAMDKELRFAIREGGRTVGAGVIHEIIK; the protein is encoded by the coding sequence ATGGCTAAGGAAAAATTCATCCGTAACAAACCGCACCTCAACATCGGGACCATCGGTCACGTCGATCACGGGAAAACGACCCTGAGCGCCGCGATCACCACCGTGTTGAGCAGCAGGGGTTTGGCTCAGGCACGGTCCTATGACTCGATCGATAACGCTCCGGAAGAGAAAGAGCGCGGCGTTACGATCAATATCTCCCATCTTGAATACGAGACGGACAAGAGGCATTACGCCCACATCGACTGTCCCGGCCACGCGGACTACATCAAGAACATGATCACCGGCGCGGCCCAGATGGACGGCGCGATCCTGGTCGTGTCCGCCGCCGACGGTCCTATGCCCCAGACCCGCGAGCACATCCTCCTGGCCCGCCAGGTGAACGTGCCCCAGATCGTCGTTTTCATGAACAAAGTGGACCAGGTCCAGGACAAGGAACTGCTCGACCTCGTCGAGCTCGAAGTTCGCGACCTGCTGACCAAATACAAGTTTGACGGCGACAAGACCCCGATCATCAAAGGGAGCGCCCTTGATGCGTTGAGCAACCCGAAGGACGCGGCCCATATCCAGCCGATCCTCGATCTGATGAAGGCGGTTGACGATTATATCCCGGAACCCAAGCGCGACCTGGACAAGCCGTTCTCCATGGCCGTGGAAGACATCTTTTCCATCTCCGGCCGCGGAACCGTCGCCACGGGAAGGATCGAGCGCGGGAAGTGCCACGTTGGCGAAGAAGTTGAGGTCGTCGGGCTTCGTCCGGCGGTCCAGAAGACGGTTATCACCGGTGTGGAAATGTTCCGCAAGGAGCTCGATGAGGGCTTTGCCGGGGATAACGTCGGGCTTCTGCTGCGAGGGATGGACAAGAACACCATCGAGCGCGGGATGGTTTTGGCCGCCCCGGGTTCGATCACGCCTCATACCAAATTCAAGGCGCAGGTTTACATTTTGACCAAAGAGGAAGGCGGGCGCCATACCCCGTTCTTCAAGGGATATAAACCCCAGTTCTACTTCCGCACGACGGACGTGACCGGAACGGCAGAGTTGCCGGCCGGTGTTGAGATGTGCATGCCCGGCGACAACGTGGAGCTGGTCATCGAGTTGATCACCCCGGTCGCTATGGACAAAGAGCTGCGTTTCGCGATCCGCGAAGGCGGCCGTACCGTCGGGGCAGGCGTCATCCACGAAATCATCAAATAA
- the rpsJ gene encoding 30S ribosomal protein S10, whose protein sequence is MQKIRIKLKAYDHRLIDQSAQEIVDTAIRTGAKVAGPVPLPTKKELYTVLRSPNVDKKSREQFHLAIHKRLIDLIEPSAKTVEALRKLNLPAGVDVEIKQ, encoded by the coding sequence ATGCAAAAAATCAGAATCAAGTTAAAGGCTTATGATCACCGGCTGATTGACCAGTCGGCGCAGGAAATTGTGGACACGGCGATCCGGACCGGCGCTAAAGTGGCCGGCCCTGTCCCGCTTCCGACCAAGAAGGAATTGTACACGGTGCTTCGCTCTCCGAACGTGGACAAGAAGTCGCGGGAGCAGTTCCACTTGGCGATCCACAAGCGCCTCATCGATCTCATTGAGCCGTCCGCCAAGACGGTGGAGGCCTTGCGCAAACTGAACCTGCCCGCCGGTGTTGACGTCGAAATCAAGCAGTAA